The Anaeromyxobacter diazotrophicus genome contains the following window.
AAGAAGCCCGCCCACCCGGACAACGACTACATCAAGGAGCACGGCTACGATGGGCCCAGGACCTGCGAGGTCTGCCACCCCGGGACGGCCAAGGCCTTCCTCGAGACGGTCCACTGGAAGCACGCCTCGAAGGTGCCGAACGTGAAGGGCCTCGATCCCAAGCGCGAGTACGGGATGCAGAACCGCATCTACACGTTCTGCAACGGCAACGACATCGTCAACAACCTGAAGGAGATCCCCGCCAACGCCGACGGCAAGACCAAGCTCGCCGGCTGCAACACCTGCCACCCCGGGAACCACCTCTCGGACGTCGGCTCCACCGGCGCGGAGGCCGAGCAGGCCGTCGACTGCCTCATCTGCCACGCCTCGAAGTACGACTACTCGAAGCGCAAGCCGTCCAAGACCGCGGACGGCAAGGTGGTGATGGGCCAGGATCGCAGCGTCCAGGCGGCGCTGACGGTGGGCAAGCCGAGCGTGAAGAGCTGCATGACCTGCCACGAGTCCGCGGGCGGCGGGCAGCTCATCAAGCGCGGCTTCGCCTTCGACGCCGAGCACGACGCGCACGCCGCCAAGGGCATGACCTGCGTCGACTGCCACGCGGCCAAGGACCACAAGATCCCCACCGGCTTCGACCCGAACAACTGGGCCAACGACGGCGTGCGGGTCGCCTGCGGCGACTGCCACGGCGACAAGCCGCACGGCGACCCCGACTACGACGCCCACACCGCGAAGGTCGCGTGCCAGACCTGCCACATCCCCACCACCGGCGGCGCGGTCGCGAAGGACTTCACGAAGTGGACCAAGCTCGAGACGGGCTTCTACGACCCGGGCACCATCAAGCGGAGCCCCTCGGACACGAAGCCGGTCTACGCGTGGTTCAGCGGCACGGTCGAGGCCAAGCCGCACTTCATCGGCCCGGTCGGCAGCCGCGCCGACGGCAAGAGCAAGATCTTCCCGTTCAAGATCTACCAGGGCCGGGCGTTCTACGACCGCCGCAACGGCCAGCTCCTCTCGATGGACTTCGCGCAGCCGATGGCGACCGGTGACGCCCTCGCCGGCGTGGCGTCGGCGGCGAAGACGCTGGGGCTGGGCAAGGTGGAGCCCGTGGCCGGCTGGCAGACGATCTACTTCGCGAACAGCCACCTCGTGACCAAGGCGAAGGCGCTCACCTGCGACCGCTGCCACGTCCCGACCGGCGTGCTCGACTTCCAGGCGCTCGGGTACTCCAAGGCGGAGATCGCGAAGCGCGGCCTCCAGAGCCCCCAGCTCTGGTTCGACAAGCTGCTGGCCAAGGAGCTGAAGAAGGAGGAGTGACCTCGCGGGCCGGGGCGGCGCCGCCAGGCTCCGCCCCGGCTTCTTCCCGAAGCTGGCGATGAGGTAGAACGTGGCCGTGGGGGTCAAGCGTCAGCCTCAACCCGCCCTCTCCACGGACCCCGAGCGCGCCCGGCGCGTCTCGGAGGTCCTGAAGGCGGTCGCGCACCCGCTGCGCATCCGGATCGTGGCCATCCTCGCGGACGGCGACGAGAACGTGACCGCCCTGTCCGAGAAGCTCCAGGCCCCGCAGGCCATCGTGTCCCAGCAGCTCCGCATCCTCCGCAGCCAGGGGCTCGTCGAGGCGGAGCGCGAGAACGGCTTCGCGCGCTACCGGCTCATCGAGCCGAACCTGCGGACGCTCGTGGCGTGCATGGAGGGCTGCGCGCGCTGAAGCCGGGCCGGGCGCGTTCCAGGCAGGCCTCCCGGCCTCCGGGCGGGCCGGCGCGGGCTCGCGCGGCCGCGACGCCGCTGCCCGGGGCCGAAGCCGTGCCCAGGTTGGGAGCGGAGGGTCCGATGGGAGCCGGCGGAGCGGTGGGGCGCGGGTGGAGCGGGCGCGCGGGCGGCCTCGCGGCCGAGATCGCGTTCGCGGGGGGCGTCGCCGGCACGCTGGCCGGCGCCGCCATGGCCCTCTTCTTCGCGCTCCTCGGCACCTGGCGCGGGCTCGGGTGGCTCGGGGTGCTGCAGGGGATCGGCGGCGTGTTCTACGGCTGGGCGGCCATGGGCGCGGGCCCGCCCGCGTTCTGGGGGCTCGTCCTCCACTTCGCCGTCTCCGTGGCGCTGGGGGTGCTCTTCGCCGCGATCGTGCGCCGCAACGCCGAGCCGCTGGCGAGCGTCACCGCCGGCCTCATGTTCGGGCTCGCGGTGTGGGCCGTGATGACCTGGGTGGTGATCCGGGTGATCGATCGCCCGCTCGCCGACGTGGTGGATCACATGGCCTTCGGCTGGCTCGCGGCCCACGTGGTGTTCGGGCTCGTCCTCGGGCTCGCCTCCCAGCTGCGGGGCATCGCGGCGGGGGAGGAGCCGCCCCGGCGGCACTGACGGCGGCGCGGCGAATCCGAACGGGCCGGCGCGGCTCTGACCGTCAGGCGCGGCGATCGCGCCGGAGGAATCGCATGACCACCGAACGCTACGTCCGCGTCTTCGCCGGCCTGTTCATCCTGCTGTCCCTCGCCCTCGGCGTGGAGGGGAGCCCGCTCTTCGTCTCGCGCTGGGCGCTCGCCTTCACCGCGTTCGTGGGCCTGAACCTGTTCCAGAGCGGGCTCACCCGCTTCTGCCCGCTCGAGCTGATCCTCCGCGGGCTCGGGGTCAAGGACGCGGTCGAGCTGGACCGCGCGCGGCCGGATCGCGCCGCCTGAGTCGCCCCACCCGGGCTCGAGAGGGACCATGGATCTCGCGGAGTACGTCCGCTGTGGGACGCTGGCCCACGGCCACGCCTGCCCGCCGCTGGTCCTCGGGGTGCGAGCGGGCGCGGTCGCGATGGCCCGCCTCGGCGTCGGCCGCGCCGTCGAGCGGGAGCTGATCGCGTTCGTGGAGCTCGGGAGCGACCACTACGCGCAGGGGTTCGGGGACGGGGTCCAGTTCGTGACCGGCTGCACGTTCGGGAAGGACCTCATCTTCAGGTTCCCGCACGGCAAGGCCGGCGTGCGGCTCGTCGACCACGTGCGGGGGCGCGCCGTGCGCGTCCACCCGCTCCCCGCGACGATCGCCCGCCTCGAGGAGACGGGCTGGTTTCGCGCCTGCGCGAAGAGCGGCCGCTTCGCGGGCGACTCCCGCGCGCTCGCCGCGCAGGCCTCGGACGCGTTCCTCACCGCGCCCGAGGAAGCGCTCTTCGCCGTGAGCCCGGTGTTCCCGCTCGGCCTCGAGTGCCCGCGCCCAAGCTTCGACACGGTCACCTGCGCCGACTGCGGCGAGAGCGTCCTCGCCCCGTACGCGCACCCCGTGGAAGGCCTCCGCCTGTGCACCCTCTGCGAGGAGCGGCGCCAGGCGAGGGCTGGCTGAGCCTCAGCAGCGAGGCTCGCGGTCGGCGTCGTCAGCCCCGGACCGGGGCTGCCTGGGGACGGCTCAGGTGGGCACGCCCAGCCTGGGCAGGATGAAGGTCTGCAAGGCGATCCAGGCGGCCGCCAGGAGCACGAAGGTCAGCACGTCGCTCATCCCCGTGAGAGCCCGGGCGGAGGCGAGGGGTTCGACGCTCCACGCTGGTGTGACGCGGGCTCCAGCGGCGCCGCGCCGCGCCCCTGCTTCGGCGCGCTCGGGGCCGCGCGCCCGGGGCTACCCTCGGGGTGCAGGCGATGGTGCAGGGAGCCAGGTGCCGTCGTGCCGCTTCTGCCCGAAGACCGGCGGTCGGGGATCGAGCGCGCCTCCCGGCGCAGGGTCCGGAAGACGCTCCTCGGCGCCATCGCGCTCGTGATCGCGGGGCTGGTCGCGCTGGGCGCGCTCGTCCTCGGCACCATCGGACCGCAGCTGGCGGAGCTCTCGCGCATCGGCGGCGAGCACGCGCGGGCGGTCGGCGCGACCGCGCACCTGCGCGACCACCTCGCGGCGCTCGTCGAGCAGCTCGGCGGCGGGGACGAGGGCTCGCCTCCTGGCCCGGTCGACGTGGCGGGCGAGCTGCGCGCGATCGACGCCGGCGCCGGCCAGCTCGACGCGCTCTGCCGCGAGGACGAGGAGCGCGCGACGCTGAAGCGGCTCCGGGAGGAGCTCCTGCGCGTCTCGACCCTGGCGGCGCGGGTCGAGCGCGCGCGCGAGGGGGGCCGGCGCGCCCTCGCCCGCGCCGCGGCGCGCGAGCTCTCGACGCGCGCCCTCGAGGCGAGCCGGGCGACCGACGCGATCATCCGCTTCAACGCGGCGGAGGTCCGCGACGCCACCTCCACGGTGCACGCCTCGCTCCTGCGGGCGATGGTGACGAGCTCGGCGCTGGGTCTCCTGGTGATGGCGGGCGCGCTGATCCTGCTCCGGCAGGCGCTCCACGCCATCGAGGCGCACGAGCACCTGGTCGACCGCCACGCCGAGGACCTGGCGGCCTTCGCCTCCCGGGCCGCGCACGAGCTGCGCACGCCGCTCCACACCATCGGGATGGCGCTGCACGTCCTGCGCAAGAACCCGAACCAGGCGACCGCGCTCGAGCGGGCCGAGGCGAGCGCGAAGCGGCTGGGCCAGACCATCGACGACATCCTGCGCTTCTCGCGCGCGGGCGGCGCGCCCGAGCCGGGCGCGTCCTGCCGGATCGGCCCCGCCGTCGACGCCGTGGTGACCGAGCTCGGGCCGCAGGCCGCGGAGGCCGGGCTCGCGCTCGCCACCGACGCCGAGGCGGACCTGGAGGTGGCGATGGCGGAGGGGCACCTGCACGCGGTGGTGCAGAACCTGGTGGGCAACGCGATCAAGTACGGCCGGCGCGAGGGCGGCCGGGTGGCGGTGCGCGCCAGCGCCGAGGGTGGCTGGGCCGTCCTCTCGGTGGCCGACGACGGGCCCGGGATCCCGCGCGCCGCGCTGACGCACGTGTTCGAGCCGTTCTACCGGGCGAGCACGCAGGCCGACGGCTACGGGCTCGGCCTGCCCACCGTGAAGCGGCTGGTGGAGGCGCACGGCGGGACGGTGCAGCTCACGAGCGCCCCGGGGAAGGGGACGACGGTCACGCTCCGCCTGCCGCGCGCGCCGCCTCAGCGGGGCAGCCCGACCGCCCTCCCTCCGTGAAGGGCCGGGGACGCCGGCCCGGGCCGCGGCGCGGCCGGCGCGGGGACGTTCAGCGCGCCCTCCCGCTGGAGCTCGGCGGCGCGGCCGTGGCGCGCGACCAGGAAGTAGATCACCGGGACCGCGAAGCGCGAGAGCAGCGTCGCGGCCACCTCGCCGGCCATGAGCGACAGCGCGAGCCCCTGGAAGATGGGGTCGGCCAGCATCACCGCGCTCCCGACCAGCACCGCCGAGGCGGTGAGGAGCATGGGCCGGAAGCGGACCACCCCGGCCTCCTCCACCGCCGCCCCCAGCGGCATGCCCTCCCGCAGCTTCAGCTCGATGAAGTCCACCAGGATGATGCTGTTGCGGACGATGATGCCGGCGCCGGCGATGAAGCCGATCATGCTGGTGGCGGTGAAGAAGGTGCCCGAGAGCGCGTGCGCGGGGAGGATCCCGATGAGCGAGATCGGGATCGGCACCAGGATGACGAGCGGCACCGTGAAGCTCTGGAACCAGCCCACCAGCAGCAGGTAGATGAGCACCACCACCGTCGCGAAGGCGAGGCCGAGGTCCCGGAAGACCTCGAGCGTGATGTGCCACTCGCCGTCCCACTTCAGGATGGGCCGCTCGGTCTGGTCCGGGTGCGCCAGGCCGAGCCGCGGCACCACCTCGCCGCCCTGGCCGCGCAGCGCGTCGAGCTTCTGGTTCAGCGCCAGCAGCGCGTAGACCGGGCTCTCGATGGTGCCGGCCAGATCGGCGAAGACGTACGCCACCGGCATCAGGTTCTCGTGGTGGAGGTCGGGATCCTCGCGGCCGCGGCGGACCTGGACCAGCTCCGAGAGCGGCACCGCCCCGCGCTGCCCCGGCACCGTGAGCGTCAGGAGCTGGTCGAGCCGCGAGCGCTGCGCCGGGGCGAGCTGCAGCACCACCGGCACCTGCTGCGCGCCGCGCCCCGCGTGGAACGTGCCGAGCGGCGCGCCCTGTCCGGCCGCGGCGAGCGTCTGCACGACCGCCGAGGCGGCGACGCCGTGGAGCGCCGCCTTCTCGCGATCGACCACCAGCGAGATCTTGGGCGAGGTGGGGTTGAGCGTCGAGTCGACGTCGACGACGCCCTCGGTGGTGCGGAAGGCCTCGAGGACCTGGCGCGCCAGCCGCTCGCGCTCCGCGGCGGTCGGGCCGTAGACCTGGGCGACCAGCGTGTCGAGCACGGGCGGGCCAGGCGGGATCTCCACCAGCTTGAGCCGCGCGCCGGCGGGCCGCGCGAGCGCCTCCAGCGCCGGCCGCACCCGCATGACGATGGCGTGGCTCTTCGCCTTGCGCTCGCCCTTCGGCGTGAGGTTGACCTGGAGGTCGACCTGCTCGGGCGCGTCGCGGAGGAAGCTGTGGCGCACCAGGCCGACGAAGGTGAAGGGCGCCGCCACCCCCGAGTACACCTCGACGTCGCGCACCTCCGGCTCCTGCAGCACGCGCCGCGCCAGGTCCTGGCCGAGCGCCAGCGCGTCCTCGCGCGGGGTCCCGGCGGGCAGGTCGAGCTGCACCTGGAACTCGCTCTTGTTGTCGAACGGCAACATCTTGACCTTGACGGCCCCGAGCGCGAGCAGCGACGCGGCGGCGAGGAGCAGGACCGCCATGCCGCCGAAGAAGCTCCACCGCGCGAGGCCCGAGCCGAGCAGGAGCCGCGTCACCTTGCGGGGCGCGCGCGCCGTCCAGGTCTCGGGCGCCGACTCCGGGACCGCCTCGGGGTGGGCGGCCGGCTCGGCCGCGTCGCGGTCGGGGTCGGCCGGGTGCATGCCCGTCCCGTCCACGTCGGGGAGGTGCGCCTCCCGGCGGAAGACCTTCATCGCCGCCCACGGGCTCACGATGAACGCGATGACGAGCGAGAACAGCATCGCCGCGCTCGCGCCGACGGGGATGGGCCGCATGTACGGACCCATGAGCCCGCGCACGAAGGCCATGGGCAGGATGGCGGCGATGACGGCGAAGGTGGCGAGGATGGTGGGGTTGCCCACCTCGTCCACCGCCTCGACCACCGTCCGGGCGAAGCTCCGCCTCGGGCCGGGGAGGTGGAGGTGGCGGTGCACGTTCTCCACCACCACGATCGCGTCGTCCACCAGGATGCCGATGGAGAAGATGAGCGCGAACAGGGTGACGCGGTTGAGCGTGTAGCCGAAGAGGTAGGTGAGGAGCAGCGTCAGGGCGAGCGTCACCGGCACCGCGACGGCGACCACCACCGCCGAGCGCCAGCCCATGGCGAGCAGGATGAGGGCGATGACGGAGAGCGTCGCGATGAGCAGGTGCTCGATGAGCTCGTTCGACTTCTCCTTCGCGGTCTCGCCGTAGTTGCGGGTGACCGTGGCCTCGACCGCCGCCGGGATGAGGCGGCCGCGCAGCGCCTCGACCTTCGAGAGCACCCGCTCCGCCAGCTCGGTGGCGTTGGTGCCGGCCCGCTTGGCGACGGCGATGGAGACGGCCTGCTCGAAGCCGGGCCGGCCCTTGGTCGCCAGGAGCGCGACGGCGGGCTCGGGCTCGGGGCCGTCGGTGACCCGCGCCACGTCCTCCAGGTAGATGGGCCGGTCGCCCCGCACCGCCACCACCACGCGGCGCAGCTCCGAGGCGGACAGGGCGTACCCCTGCGCCTCCAGCACGGCGCGCTGGTTGGCGTCGACGAGGGCGCCCGCCGGGAGCTGGGCCTGCGCGGCGCGCAGGGCGGGGTCGAGCTCGGCCAGCGAGACGCCCAGGCTCCGCAGCTTCTCGGGGTCGGGCTCGATCCGGACCGCGCGCCGCGCGCCGCCCAGCACCTGCACCTGCGCCGTCTGCGGCACGTCGGACAGCTCGCGCCCCACCTCCTCCCCGATCTTGCGCAGCTCGCCCGCGGGCAGCGGCGGGCCGTGCAGCGTGACGGTGAGGAACGGGACGTCGTCGATGGTGAGGAGCCTGACGACGGGCTGCAGGGCCGTGGCCGGCAGCAGCTCCGGATGCGCCGTGAGCTCCTGGTGGACCTTGGAGAGGCTCGGCACCAGCGGCTCGTTCACCTTGAAGCGGACGGTGAGCAGGGCGACGCCGGGGCGGCTCGTGCTGTACAGGTACTCGACGCCGGGGATGCCCCACAGCCGCCGCTCGAGCGGGGTCGTGAGCTGCGTCTCGACCTCCTTCGGCGTGGAGCCCGGCATGGGGACGATGACGTCCACCATCGGCACGACGATCTGCGGCTCCTCCTCGCGCGGGGTGAGCGCCACCGCGGCCAGGCCCAGGGCCAGCGAGGCGAGGACGATGAGCGGGGTGAGCTTGCTGCGGAGGAAGCCCTTCGCGAGCCGCCCGGCCAGGCCGAAGCGCGCCTCAAGGTCCACGGGACACCTCCACCGCCTCGCCGTCGCGGAGCGCTCCCGGGGCGTCGATCACCGCCTCCCCGGGCCGCAGGCCCGCCCGCACCGGGAAGCGATCGCCGGCGGGCTCGCCGAGCGAGATCCAGCGCAGCTGCGCCTGCCCCTGGACGGCCACGAAGACGCCGGTGAGGTCGCCGCGCTCCACGATCGCGCTCCTCGGCACCCACGCCTGCCGGGGCGCCGCGGGGGCGCCCGGCAGCTCGAGGCGGGCGAACGTGCCGCTGCGGAGCCCCTGGGCCCCCCCCAGCACTCGGCCGCGCAGGAAGCGGCGGTGCGAGAGCGGATCGCCGCCCGGCGTGAGCGCCGTGATCTCCGCCTCGCCGCGCCGGTCGCCCGCCTGGAAGCGCAGCCGCTGGCCGAGCCGCAGCCCGCTGGCCTCGGCCTCGGACAGGCTCGCCTGCACCTCGAGGCCCGCGCCCTGGACGTCGAGCAGCGGCTGGCCGGGGCCGACCAGGTCGCCGGCGTTGACGCGCTTCGCCTGGACCGTCCCGCTGAACGGGGCGCGCAGCTCGGCGTAGGCGAGGCTCGCCTTCGCGCCGGCGACCGCGGCCTGCGCCTGCGCCCGCTGCGCCTCGGCCTGCTCCAGCTCGCTCGGGGTGGCGGCGCGCTGGGCGGCGAGCTCGCGGATGCGCCGCTCGTGGGCGGCCGCGCTCGCGAGCGCGGTCTGCGCAGCGGAGAGCTGGGCCCGCACGTCGTCGTCGGAGAGCCGGATGAGGAGCTCGCCCTGCTTCACCCGCGCGCCCTCCTCCACCGCCACCGCCCGCACCGTGGCGGAGAGGCGGGTGGAGAGCGTGGCGTGCTGCGCCGACGCGAGGCTGGCGGCCGCCCAGCCGGCGGCCTCGCCGGGCGCGACGTCGACGAGCCTCACCTGGATGGGCGCCGTGGCCGGGGCCGCGGGGGCGCCCTCGCTCCGGGCGGTGGCGGCGCCGTCGAGCGCCGCGGCGAGCGCCGCCACGGCCAGGGCGAGCTTCAGGGGAGAGAGACGCATCATGACTTCACTCCTTCGATGGACTGGCCCAGCGCGAGCTGGAGCTGGGCCCGGGCGAGCCGGGCCTGCAGCTGGCTCTGCAGGAGCAGCGCGCGCGCTCCGGCGAGCCCTGCCTCCGCGTCGAGCACGTCGGTGAGGGGCAAGAGGCCCTGGCGGTGCCGCGCCTCACGCAGCGAGCGGGCCGACTCGGAGGCGGAGATCGCCTCGCGCGCCGAGGCGACGCGCACGTCGGCGGTCTCCACCGCGCGGTGGGCCTCGTCCACCTCGCGCCGCGCCTGCCGCTCCTGCCACGCGGCGGCGGAGCGGGCGGCGGCGGCCCGCGCCTCGGCGGCGCGCGTGCCGTCGAGCGCGCCGAGCGAGAGCTGCCAGCGCGCCACGAGGAGGAGCTGGAACCAGGTGGCGCCCTGGGCGAGGCTGGAGCGCAGGGTCTCGACGCCCGCCTGGGCGAAGACCTCGGGCAGCAGCGAGCCCCGGGCGGCGGCGCCCGCCTCCTCCGCGGCGGTGGCGCGCAGCCGCGCCGCGAGGAGGTCCGCGCGCTCGATCCCGGGCGGCGGGGCGCCGTCGGCGGGCGCGGGCTGGGCGCGCTCGACCGGGGTCGTCAGCTCGGCCCCGCTCGCGACGTCGCCCGCGAGGAGCACCAGCGCCGAGCGCGCCGAGGCGACCCGCTGCCGCGCGGTGGCCCGCTCCGCCTCGGCCTGGGCGCGGAAGGCCGTGGCGCGCGCCACGTCGGCGTCGAGGGCGAGGCCCTGCCGGTTGCGCGCCTGGGTGAAGCGCTCGGTCTCGGCGGCGTGCTGGAGCGTGTCCTCGGCGAAGCGGAGGCCCTGCTCGGCCACCTGCGCGCCGAAGTAGGCCTCCACCACCGCCAGCGCCAGCTCGTCCTGGCGCCGCGCCTGCGTGTGCCCCTCGGCCTCGGCCTGGGCCTCGGCGGCGCGCCGCCCGGCGGTGAGCCGGCCGCCCATGTAGATGGGCTGCATGACCGAGGCCCCGAGCCCCACCCCGCCCACCGGATCGGGCGCGTTGAGGCGCGGGGGCGCGAAGTCGGCCTGGGTGATCTTCTGCTGGTCGAGCTTGACGCCGAAGGCCATCAACGGCTCGTCGGTGACGAGGCCCTTGGCCGAGAAGGAGAGGGTGGGGAGGCGCGCGTCGCGGGCCGCGGCCGCGTCCTCGCGCGCCGAGCGCGCCTGCTGCGCCCCGGCGGCGAGCCCGGGGTTGCTCGCCCAGGCGGCCCGGACGGCCTCCTCGAGGCTCAGCGAGGCGGCGTGAGCCGCCG
Protein-coding sequences here:
- a CDS encoding TolC family protein; translation: MATWRRRGWRWGAATAVLVAASVLAPPAAHAASLSLEEAVRAAWASNPGLAAGAQQARSAREDAAAARDARLPTLSFSAKGLVTDEPLMAFGVKLDQQKITQADFAPPRLNAPDPVGGVGLGASVMQPIYMGGRLTAGRRAAEAQAEAEGHTQARRQDELALAVVEAYFGAQVAEQGLRFAEDTLQHAAETERFTQARNRQGLALDADVARATAFRAQAEAERATARQRVASARSALVLLAGDVASGAELTTPVERAQPAPADGAPPPGIERADLLAARLRATAAEEAGAAARGSLLPEVFAQAGVETLRSSLAQGATWFQLLLVARWQLSLGALDGTRAAEARAAAARSAAAWQERQARREVDEAHRAVETADVRVASAREAISASESARSLREARHRQGLLPLTDVLDAEAGLAGARALLLQSQLQARLARAQLQLALGQSIEGVKS
- a CDS encoding ArsR/SmtB family transcription factor, which produces MGVKRQPQPALSTDPERARRVSEVLKAVAHPLRIRIVAILADGDENVTALSEKLQAPQAIVSQQLRILRSQGLVEAERENGFARYRLIEPNLRTLVACMEGCAR
- a CDS encoding sensor histidine kinase, encoding MPLLPEDRRSGIERASRRRVRKTLLGAIALVIAGLVALGALVLGTIGPQLAELSRIGGEHARAVGATAHLRDHLAALVEQLGGGDEGSPPGPVDVAGELRAIDAGAGQLDALCREDEERATLKRLREELLRVSTLAARVERAREGGRRALARAAARELSTRALEASRATDAIIRFNAAEVRDATSTVHASLLRAMVTSSALGLLVMAGALILLRQALHAIEAHEHLVDRHAEDLAAFASRAAHELRTPLHTIGMALHVLRKNPNQATALERAEASAKRLGQTIDDILRFSRAGGAPEPGASCRIGPAVDAVVTELGPQAAEAGLALATDAEADLEVAMAEGHLHAVVQNLVGNAIKYGRREGGRVAVRASAEGGWAVLSVADDGPGIPRAALTHVFEPFYRASTQADGYGLGLPTVKRLVEAHGGTVQLTSAPGKGTTVTLRLPRAPPQRGSPTALPP
- a CDS encoding FmdE family protein, encoding MDLAEYVRCGTLAHGHACPPLVLGVRAGAVAMARLGVGRAVERELIAFVELGSDHYAQGFGDGVQFVTGCTFGKDLIFRFPHGKAGVRLVDHVRGRAVRVHPLPATIARLEETGWFRACAKSGRFAGDSRALAAQASDAFLTAPEEALFAVSPVFPLGLECPRPSFDTVTCADCGESVLAPYAHPVEGLRLCTLCEERRQARAG
- a CDS encoding efflux RND transporter permease subunit is translated as MDLEARFGLAGRLAKGFLRSKLTPLIVLASLALGLAAVALTPREEEPQIVVPMVDVIVPMPGSTPKEVETQLTTPLERRLWGIPGVEYLYSTSRPGVALLTVRFKVNEPLVPSLSKVHQELTAHPELLPATALQPVVRLLTIDDVPFLTVTLHGPPLPAGELRKIGEEVGRELSDVPQTAQVQVLGGARRAVRIEPDPEKLRSLGVSLAELDPALRAAQAQLPAGALVDANQRAVLEAQGYALSASELRRVVVAVRGDRPIYLEDVARVTDGPEPEPAVALLATKGRPGFEQAVSIAVAKRAGTNATELAERVLSKVEALRGRLIPAAVEATVTRNYGETAKEKSNELIEHLLIATLSVIALILLAMGWRSAVVVAVAVPVTLALTLLLTYLFGYTLNRVTLFALIFSIGILVDDAIVVVENVHRHLHLPGPRRSFARTVVEAVDEVGNPTILATFAVIAAILPMAFVRGLMGPYMRPIPVGASAAMLFSLVIAFIVSPWAAMKVFRREAHLPDVDGTGMHPADPDRDAAEPAAHPEAVPESAPETWTARAPRKVTRLLLGSGLARWSFFGGMAVLLLAAASLLALGAVKVKMLPFDNKSEFQVQLDLPAGTPREDALALGQDLARRVLQEPEVRDVEVYSGVAAPFTFVGLVRHSFLRDAPEQVDLQVNLTPKGERKAKSHAIVMRVRPALEALARPAGARLKLVEIPPGPPVLDTLVAQVYGPTAAERERLARQVLEAFRTTEGVVDVDSTLNPTSPKISLVVDREKAALHGVAASAVVQTLAAAGQGAPLGTFHAGRGAQQVPVVLQLAPAQRSRLDQLLTLTVPGQRGAVPLSELVQVRRGREDPDLHHENLMPVAYVFADLAGTIESPVYALLALNQKLDALRGQGGEVVPRLGLAHPDQTERPILKWDGEWHITLEVFRDLGLAFATVVVLIYLLLVGWFQSFTVPLVILVPIPISLIGILPAHALSGTFFTATSMIGFIAGAGIIVRNSIILVDFIELKLREGMPLGAAVEEAGVVRFRPMLLTASAVLVGSAVMLADPIFQGLALSLMAGEVAATLLSRFAVPVIYFLVARHGRAAELQREGALNVPAPAAPRPGPASPALHGGRAVGLPR
- a CDS encoding YgaP family membrane protein, translating into MTTERYVRVFAGLFILLSLALGVEGSPLFVSRWALAFTAFVGLNLFQSGLTRFCPLELILRGLGVKDAVELDRARPDRAA
- a CDS encoding cytochrome c3 family protein, producing MRLSSILPLLAALAAGPALAAPAAAPDSAAKPAKKPAHPDNDYIKEHGYDGPRTCEVCHPGTAKAFLETVHWKHASKVPNVKGLDPKREYGMQNRIYTFCNGNDIVNNLKEIPANADGKTKLAGCNTCHPGNHLSDVGSTGAEAEQAVDCLICHASKYDYSKRKPSKTADGKVVMGQDRSVQAALTVGKPSVKSCMTCHESAGGGQLIKRGFAFDAEHDAHAAKGMTCVDCHAAKDHKIPTGFDPNNWANDGVRVACGDCHGDKPHGDPDYDAHTAKVACQTCHIPTTGGAVAKDFTKWTKLETGFYDPGTIKRSPSDTKPVYAWFSGTVEAKPHFIGPVGSRADGKSKIFPFKIYQGRAFYDRRNGQLLSMDFAQPMATGDALAGVASAAKTLGLGKVEPVAGWQTIYFANSHLVTKAKALTCDRCHVPTGVLDFQALGYSKAEIAKRGLQSPQLWFDKLLAKELKKEE
- a CDS encoding efflux RND transporter periplasmic adaptor subunit, which produces MMRLSPLKLALAVAALAAALDGAATARSEGAPAAPATAPIQVRLVDVAPGEAAGWAAASLASAQHATLSTRLSATVRAVAVEEGARVKQGELLIRLSDDDVRAQLSAAQTALASAAAHERRIRELAAQRAATPSELEQAEAQRAQAQAAVAGAKASLAYAELRAPFSGTVQAKRVNAGDLVGPGQPLLDVQGAGLEVQASLSEAEASGLRLGQRLRFQAGDRRGEAEITALTPGGDPLSHRRFLRGRVLGGAQGLRSGTFARLELPGAPAAPRQAWVPRSAIVERGDLTGVFVAVQGQAQLRWISLGEPAGDRFPVRAGLRPGEAVIDAPGALRDGEAVEVSRGP